The Paramisgurnus dabryanus chromosome 1, PD_genome_1.1, whole genome shotgun sequence genome includes a window with the following:
- the cdca9 gene encoding borealin-2 — protein sequence MAPRRTRKVSQNSDGQPDGQQSYDHKIKLNKRKELFIQQFEKEAHDRINEMETNLNKLLATVDRVFKVELMKMPQSLHTTLIKDLMSDRDTSVGEVTMAITCGSPEFRKPLTRKPSKKGQSDMGMQHKSSTSNKSTALDVPKKGTKKTLHSSQSTGSLRCASTISGKRTQSRLMKPSDQKLGLGGKSRQASRSVGDEMMASATIVTSHGDTLFLSEDNKDDINVELLDDVALGQMRKIKDLMDYLCNKVGFNNTY from the exons ATGGCTCCACGAAGAACGAGAAAAGTCAGTCAGAATTCAGATGGTCAGCCTGATGGGCAACAAAGTTATGACCACAAGATCAAACTAAACAAAAGAAAAGAACTGTTCATCCAACAATTTGAAAAGGAAG CTCATGATCGGATAAATGAAATGGAGACCAATCTGAACAAACTTCTGGCAACTGTAGATCGGGTCTTCAAAGTAGAGTTGATGAAGATGCCACAGTCACTTCACACAACGCTGATAAAAGATCTCATGAGTG ATCGCGACACATCCGTCGGCGAGGTCACCATGGCAATTACG TGTGGATCTCCAGAATTTCGAAAACCTCTAACTCGGAAGCCAAGCAAGAAAG gACAGAGTGACATGGGTATGCAACACAAATCATCAACTTCGAACAAAAGTACTGCATTGGATGTTCCAAAG AAAGGCACAAAGAAGACCCTTCACTCCAGTCAAAGTACAGGAAGTCTGAG ATGTGCCTCAACTATCAGTGGAAAAAGAACCCAAAGCCGGCTTATGAAACCAAGTGACCAAAAGTTGGGATTGGGAGGTAAATCAAG ACAAGCAAGTCGTTCTGTTGGTGATGAAATGATGGCTTCAGCCACAATAGTAACGTCCCATGGAGAT ACTTTGTTCCTTTCAGAGGACAATAAAGATGACATCAACGTGGAGCTCCTTGATGATGTGGCTTTAGGTCAAATGCGAAAGATTAAG GACCTCATGGACTATCTGTGTAATAAAGTAGGGTTTAATAACACTTACTGA